In Solobacterium moorei, a single genomic region encodes these proteins:
- a CDS encoding relaxase/mobilization nuclease domain-containing protein, with protein sequence MAITKIHPIKSTLNLAISYIINGEKTDEQILVSTHKCHQETAHTQFLRTRNDAGTNGTVLARHLIQSFLPGEASPEMAHQIGLELCKKILKDEYEYVLSTHIDKGHIHNHIIFNNVNMVTGKCYQSNKRSYHQIRYQSDKLCKENNLSVIDEFYESYKKKYKTNGKSWYENEQSKKGTSWKSRLQFDIDRLIKHSNDWEEFLKKMAELGYEIKHGKHIAFKPKDKQRFTRAKTIGEDYTEERLKERLTENQSIKAPPVKKRIGNVINMNTNAKVKESRGYEYWATKHNLNTMAESVIYIREHGIKSVKQLDEYIQKAADERQNIQEKIKAIDKEMQKLSTTMEQVHTVKKYRACYKEYTANPSDKAFFEEYKAQITLYENALSELKKSYSKLPNSKDILAELDKLQEKKNTLMQEYSSSKSTMDELYQIRKNYGIYMDKEMER encoded by the coding sequence ATGGCTATTACAAAAATACATCCTATAAAATCAACCCTTAATCTTGCCATTTCATATATTATTAATGGAGAAAAAACAGATGAGCAAATCTTAGTAAGCACTCATAAATGTCATCAGGAAACTGCTCATACCCAGTTTTTAAGAACAAGAAATGATGCCGGCACAAACGGAACTGTTCTTGCAAGACACCTTATTCAATCCTTTTTACCCGGAGAAGCAAGTCCTGAAATGGCACATCAAATCGGTCTTGAACTGTGTAAAAAGATATTAAAGGATGAGTACGAATATGTCCTATCTACCCACATAGATAAAGGGCATATCCACAATCATATCATATTCAATAATGTAAATATGGTAACAGGCAAGTGCTATCAGTCTAACAAAAGAAGTTACCACCAGATCAGGTATCAAAGCGATAAGCTATGCAAAGAAAACAACCTATCTGTGATTGACGAGTTCTACGAGAGCTATAAGAAAAAGTACAAAACAAATGGTAAGTCATGGTATGAAAATGAGCAATCTAAGAAAGGTACTTCTTGGAAAAGCAGGCTTCAATTTGACATTGATCGTTTAATAAAACATTCTAATGATTGGGAAGAATTTCTAAAGAAAATGGCGGAACTTGGTTATGAAATAAAACATGGCAAACACATTGCCTTTAAGCCAAAAGATAAGCAGAGATTTACAAGAGCTAAGACGATTGGTGAAGATTATACAGAAGAAAGATTAAAAGAGCGTCTTACAGAAAATCAATCTATTAAAGCTCCGCCTGTCAAAAAACGAATCGGAAATGTTATCAATATGAATACTAATGCCAAAGTGAAAGAGAGCAGAGGCTATGAATATTGGGCAACCAAACATAACCTTAATACAATGGCTGAGTCTGTTATTTATATCAGAGAACATGGCATTAAATCCGTTAAACAGCTTGACGAGTATATTCAAAAAGCAGCCGATGAAAGGCAAAATATACAAGAGAAAATCAAGGCTATTGATAAGGAAATGCAGAAGCTTTCTACCACTATGGAGCAAGTTCATACCGTTAAAAAATACAGAGCGTGCTACAAGGAATATACTGCTAATCCGTCTGACAAGGCATTTTTTGAAGAGTACAAAGCTCAGATTACCCTATATGAAAATGCTCTCTCAGAGCTTAAAAAATCTTATTCCAAGCTCCCAAATTCAAAGGATATTTTAGCTGAGCTTGATAAATTACAAGAAAAAAAGAATACCCTTATGCAAGAGTATTCTTCCTCAAAATCCACTATGGACGAGCTTTATCAAATACGAAAGAACTATGGAATTTATATGG
- a CDS encoding plasmid mobilization protein, translating to MANRIRNERLEIKLTEEEKALFEEKRKLAKCRNMSHFIRKCVLEKEIYQVDLEPFRDLQGLLSNATSNINQIAKRVNSTGIIYKDDINDMKKQIEYFSKELWQIHSLLLNRTSGGD from the coding sequence ATGGCAAATAGAATACGAAATGAAAGACTTGAAATTAAATTAACCGAAGAAGAAAAGGCTCTTTTTGAGGAGAAAAGAAAACTTGCTAAATGCAGAAATATGAGCCATTTCATTCGCAAGTGCGTTTTAGAAAAGGAAATATATCAAGTGGATTTAGAGCCATTTAGAGATTTACAGGGCTTACTTTCCAACGCTACAAGCAACATCAATCAGATTGCAAAGCGTGTAAATTCCACCGGCATAATCTATAAGGACGATATAAACGATATGAAAAAGCAGATTGAATATTTCTCAAAAGAGTTGTGGCAAATACATTCCCTGCTTCTTAACAGAACTTCCGGAGGTGATTAA
- a CDS encoding helix-turn-helix domain-containing protein: MYADKLYSGLLSQLNLIPDKSDIKPSGGFTMVPKDNTGEGYLWTYPVNAFCSINIYHLCFYNEMHYRYYHPKMLVISQSSYYVARAIKNNCNQKNQLIGYYLDNGEHEYTIPAGIWHDSVGVSIFPEYYEEYLPKIFHQDFSSLSEIVPQIGTDLFIPKISTILDDIATYTPTSEISELFYEAKILEIITALLSWKSNAVHKVIDKEDSKALHRLGHYLEQNFSNPTNIQMYARMCNMSKSKLSELFHSIYGCTIVEFIKNCRIDKAKRLLLENELSIQQIATTVGYSHQSSFTYIFKQHVGCTPREYRKDNSNFHSFSSTISTSKKYL, translated from the coding sequence ATGTATGCTGATAAACTTTATTCAGGTTTATTATCTCAACTAAATCTAATTCCCGATAAATCTGATATCAAACCTAGTGGCGGTTTTACCATGGTGCCAAAAGATAATACTGGCGAAGGATATCTATGGACATACCCTGTAAATGCATTTTGTTCTATAAATATTTACCATCTTTGTTTTTATAATGAAATGCATTACAGATATTATCACCCTAAAATGTTGGTAATTTCCCAAAGTTCATATTATGTTGCAAGAGCAATAAAAAATAATTGTAATCAAAAAAATCAACTTATTGGTTATTACCTTGACAATGGCGAGCATGAATATACAATTCCTGCCGGGATTTGGCATGACAGTGTTGGAGTTTCAATTTTTCCTGAATATTACGAAGAATACCTTCCAAAAATATTTCATCAAGATTTTTCTTCACTTTCAGAAATAGTCCCTCAAATTGGTACAGACCTATTTATACCAAAAATCTCAACAATACTTGATGATATTGCCACATACACACCAACATCAGAAATCTCGGAACTATTCTATGAGGCTAAAATATTAGAAATAATCACCGCACTTTTATCTTGGAAAAGCAATGCTGTTCACAAAGTTATAGACAAAGAAGATTCAAAAGCACTTCATCGTCTTGGTCACTATTTAGAACAAAACTTTTCCAATCCAACGAACATTCAAATGTATGCACGCATGTGTAATATGAGCAAATCTAAACTGTCTGAACTATTTCACTCAATATATGGATGTACAATTGTAGAATTTATTAAGAACTGCCGTATAGATAAAGCAAAAAGATTATTATTAGAAAATGAGTTATCTATTCAACAAATTGCTACAACCGTAGGGTATTCTCATCAAAGCAGTTTTACTTATATTTTCAAACAACATGTAGGATGCACGCCACGTGAATATAGAAAAGATAATTCTAATTTCCACAGCTTTAGTTCTACAATTTCAACTTCTAAAAAGTATTTATGA
- a CDS encoding MptD family putative ECF transporter S component: MTDKKGSNTNKLNGKDLINAGIFSAIYLVIIIAVACTLGLIPIGFLLLAFVVPFIGGIPMMLYFTKIKKFGMLIILQTVIGIAMILTGMGYDLLIWAIITGIVGELILKASKYQKSMGCVLAYAVSSICIAGNYVHWLTASQEWLKNKAASYGETFMYSIYGWFHSNWWLFPLLIVSCFVGGFLGGMIGRKVLRKHFERSGLV; encoded by the coding sequence ATGACAGATAAGAAAGGTTCGAATACAAACAAATTAAATGGTAAAGATTTAATCAATGCGGGGATTTTTTCAGCGATTTATCTGGTTATTATTATTGCAGTCGCATGCACTTTGGGGTTGATTCCAATTGGCTTTTTACTTCTCGCTTTTGTTGTCCCATTTATAGGAGGTATTCCGATGATGCTTTATTTTACAAAAATAAAAAAATTTGGAATGCTAATAATTTTGCAGACTGTAATTGGAATAGCCATGATTTTAACAGGAATGGGATATGATCTATTGATTTGGGCAATCATAACAGGAATTGTTGGAGAACTTATTTTGAAAGCTTCCAAATACCAAAAGAGCATGGGGTGTGTTCTTGCATATGCAGTATCAAGTATATGTATTGCGGGAAATTATGTACATTGGCTCACAGCGAGTCAGGAATGGTTAAAGAATAAGGCAGCTAGCTATGGAGAAACATTTATGTATTCTATTTATGGATGGTTTCATAGTAACTGGTGGTTATTCCCTCTTTTGATTGTTTCTTGCTTTGTGGGCGGATTTCTTGGCGGGATGATTGGTCGTAAGGTTTTGAGGAAACATTTTGAAAGAAGCGGGTTGGTGTAA
- a CDS encoding energy-coupling factor transporter transmembrane component T — MISELYQKNATSDKLYLDPRTKILMCLLVSTTLLSGSPVGYLKVFHTILSLLPFVFLIVLKKVRAVVYFFALYLFALFVPDLLAPHLPTWFNLLFTGIIAFSVEIIPGYMMAYFIFSTTSVGEFIAAMDRMHVTKKLTIPISVTFRFFPTIREEYVNVRDAMKLRGIGSFRNPLMMLEFRMVPFLTSIVSIGNDLAASALTRGLAAPNERTNVSNIGFMWRDYLVFGSLIIFYIIYFILMFKQKGAL; from the coding sequence ATGATTTCTGAACTATATCAGAAAAATGCAACGTCGGATAAACTATATCTTGATCCACGAACAAAGATATTGATGTGTTTGCTTGTATCAACTACTTTGCTCAGTGGTTCTCCTGTTGGATATTTAAAAGTTTTTCACACGATACTTTCACTTTTGCCGTTTGTTTTTTTGATTGTTTTAAAGAAGGTGCGAGCTGTAGTTTATTTTTTTGCTTTGTATCTTTTTGCACTATTTGTTCCAGATCTTCTTGCACCGCATTTACCAACTTGGTTTAACCTCTTGTTTACGGGAATAATTGCATTTTCGGTAGAAATTATTCCTGGTTATATGATGGCATATTTTATTTTTTCAACAACATCTGTAGGCGAGTTTATTGCAGCTATGGATAGAATGCATGTTACGAAAAAACTTACAATTCCTATTTCGGTAACATTTCGGTTTTTTCCTACCATTAGAGAAGAATATGTAAATGTGCGAGATGCTATGAAATTGCGAGGGATAGGTTCTTTTCGCAACCCTCTTATGATGTTAGAGTTTAGGATGGTTCCATTTTTAACAAGCATTGTATCTATTGGTAATGATTTGGCTGCTTCTGCACTTACAAGGGGACTTGCAGCACCTAATGAAAGAACTAATGTAAGTAATATTGGGTTTATGTGGAGAGACTATCTTGTTTTCGGCAGTTTAATTATTTTTTATATCATTTATTTTATTCTTATGTTCAAGCAAAAGGGGGCTTTATGA
- a CDS encoding ABC transporter ATP-binding protein: MIKFENASFVYKNGQRDNGMRDVSLNIPEGQVVLLCGESGCGKTTLTRMINGLVPHFYEGEMSGEVFVCGNNVAECELYQLAYYVGSVFQNPKSQFYTVKTDTEVVFTCENLGMEKQLIFERFENIVEALDITALLGKSLFSLSGGEKQRVACASAIAPNPPIVVMDEPTSNLDTHTIAQLRKIIKKWKQDRKTVIIAEHRLEWLMDLADRVIYMKNGRIINDYTIEQFKKISKEQLKIMGLRSKPEFQKENRATDNAGKIEFVDFSYTYKGENKPALSIPYINLPEKSIIGIVGNNGAGKSTFGHAFCGLGKRSKGDIFLNGESFKRKNRIESTYIVMQDVNQQLFTESVFEEVRLSMERLGLSHEEQEKRTNIILKELGLEEFKNSHPMSLSGGQKQRVAMASALASDKRFLLYDEPTSGLDYIHVIEVADAIKCMKAAGRTQFVITHDSELVSRCCDYILFLECGKVKCIGNINDMSIQERLQELWNQVYM; this comes from the coding sequence ATGATTAAATTTGAAAATGCAAGTTTTGTATATAAGAATGGGCAGAGAGATAATGGTATGCGAGATGTGAGCTTAAATATTCCGGAAGGTCAAGTTGTCTTGCTTTGTGGTGAATCTGGTTGTGGAAAAACAACTCTTACAAGAATGATAAATGGTCTAGTTCCGCATTTTTATGAAGGGGAAATGTCAGGTGAAGTTTTTGTTTGCGGAAACAATGTAGCTGAATGTGAACTGTATCAGCTAGCGTATTATGTAGGATCAGTATTTCAGAATCCAAAATCTCAGTTTTATACAGTTAAAACAGATACAGAAGTAGTATTCACATGTGAAAATCTTGGAATGGAGAAACAACTTATTTTTGAACGTTTTGAAAATATTGTTGAAGCTCTTGATATTACTGCATTGTTAGGGAAAAGCCTGTTTTCTCTATCTGGCGGAGAAAAACAGAGGGTTGCTTGTGCTTCCGCTATAGCACCTAATCCTCCAATAGTCGTTATGGACGAGCCTACTTCCAATTTAGACACGCATACTATCGCACAGCTGCGAAAGATTATTAAAAAATGGAAGCAGGATAGAAAAACGGTGATAATTGCTGAACATCGTTTGGAATGGCTAATGGATTTAGCTGATCGTGTGATATATATGAAAAACGGACGAATTATAAATGATTATACAATAGAACAATTTAAGAAAATCAGTAAAGAACAATTAAAAATTATGGGGCTTAGAAGTAAGCCTGAATTTCAAAAAGAGAATAGAGCAACGGATAATGCTGGAAAAATAGAGTTTGTTGATTTTAGTTATACTTACAAAGGAGAAAATAAACCGGCTCTTTCTATTCCTTATATAAATCTTCCGGAAAAGTCTATTATCGGCATTGTTGGAAACAATGGAGCAGGTAAATCTACTTTCGGACATGCTTTCTGTGGTTTGGGAAAAAGGTCGAAAGGGGATATCTTTCTAAATGGAGAAAGTTTTAAAAGAAAAAATCGAATCGAAAGTACTTATATTGTTATGCAGGATGTAAATCAGCAGCTTTTTACCGAAAGTGTATTTGAAGAAGTCAGATTATCTATGGAGAGGTTAGGATTATCTCATGAAGAGCAGGAGAAAAGAACAAATATAATTCTGAAAGAGTTAGGTTTAGAAGAGTTTAAAAACTCTCATCCCATGTCTTTGTCTGGAGGACAAAAACAACGGGTTGCAATGGCTAGTGCACTTGCATCTGATAAAAGATTTCTTTTATATGATGAACCGACTAGTGGGCTTGATTATATTCATGTGATTGAAGTGGCAGATGCTATAAAATGTATGAAGGCGGCGGGACGAACACAATTTGTAATTACACATGATTCGGAGCTTGTTTCAAGATGCTGTGATTATATTCTGTTTCTTGAATGTGGCAAAGTAAAATGCATTGGAAATATAAATGATATGAGCATACAGGAGAGACTTCAAGAACTTTGGAATCAGGTATATATGTAG
- a CDS encoding TetR/AcrR family transcriptional regulator: MANQDISITPRLLENAKKEFKRNGFEKTSLNVICKNVGITTGALYKRFSTKEDLFNSLVEKPANRLKEFLDKEHRDYKKLSKEEQINCVFKNWENEDRFIGFIYEYK, encoded by the coding sequence ATGGCGAACCAAGATATTAGCATTACTCCTAGATTATTGGAAAATGCAAAAAAAGAATTTAAACGGAATGGGTTTGAAAAAACTTCTTTAAATGTAATTTGTAAAAATGTAGGCATAACTACTGGAGCGTTATACAAGAGATTTAGTACTAAAGAAGATTTATTTAATAGCCTAGTTGAAAAACCCGCAAATAGACTTAAAGAATTCCTTGATAAAGAACATAGAGATTACAAAAAATTATCCAAAGAGGAACAAATAAATTGTGTCTTTAAAAATTGGGAGAATGAAGATAGATTTATTGGATTTATATATGAATACAAGTAA
- a CDS encoding ABC transporter ATP-binding protein produces MFKLYKKLFKYVPERKIFAYGSMLLAAISSICLMASYWYLWDLFCELLVTKNYNMALKDSELVVIYMVSYGVIYFLALMVSHMLGFRLETNLRKTGLKNLINASFAFFDTNPSGKVRKIIDDNAGETHSTVAHLIPDNVVAGMLPILMFILTFAVDYRLGILLAITIVVGIFQYKSMHGGEEFMMAYSNSLEKMSSEIIEYVRGMQVLKIFGITVRSYKSLLDAILQYSKYTYEYSLSCRRPYVSFQTLFNVYYLICIPCSIYFITKGEQASMILAKVIFFTCFSGVIFSSFMKVMFASQNNFNAGQVIDRLENLIDGMRKEKLEHGEKKEFKHYDIEFDKVFFKYDEKYIIENLSLKLDGGKTFALVGPSGSGKSTIAKLISGFYSLDSGTIKIGGCDIREYSEETLLQNISFVFQNSKLFKTSIYENVKVGNQNATREEIMNALHLAKCENILKKFPARENTIIGSKGVHLSGGEVQRIAIARAILKKTKIIILDEALAAADPENEYELQQAFSNLMKGKTTIMIAHRLSSIRNVDEILFIENGKVTERGNDAKLMDLNGRYRKLQSLYAKANDWRVM; encoded by the coding sequence ATGTTTAAATTATACAAAAAATTATTTAAATATGTTCCTGAAAGGAAAATATTTGCATACGGTTCGATGTTATTAGCTGCTATTTCATCAATATGTTTAATGGCGTCTTACTGGTATTTATGGGATTTGTTTTGCGAATTATTAGTTACTAAAAATTATAATATGGCTCTAAAAGATAGTGAATTGGTCGTAATTTACATGGTATCGTATGGAGTTATTTACTTTTTGGCATTGATGGTATCTCATATGCTTGGCTTTAGATTGGAAACAAATCTCAGAAAAACTGGGCTAAAAAATCTAATCAATGCTTCTTTTGCTTTCTTTGATACGAACCCTTCAGGAAAAGTAAGAAAAATTATTGACGATAACGCTGGAGAAACACATTCTACAGTGGCACATTTGATTCCTGATAATGTTGTTGCGGGAATGTTGCCAATTTTGATGTTTATTTTGACCTTTGCTGTTGATTATAGACTTGGTATTTTATTGGCTATAACAATTGTAGTAGGCATTTTTCAATACAAATCAATGCATGGTGGAGAAGAATTTATGATGGCATATTCTAATTCTCTGGAGAAAATGAGTTCAGAGATAATTGAATATGTTAGAGGTATGCAAGTATTGAAGATTTTTGGGATAACCGTTCGTTCCTATAAAAGTTTATTGGATGCAATTCTCCAATACTCAAAATACACTTATGAATATTCCTTAAGTTGCAGGAGACCATATGTGTCGTTTCAAACATTGTTTAATGTGTACTATTTGATATGCATTCCTTGCAGTATTTATTTTATTACAAAAGGGGAACAGGCAAGTATGATTCTTGCGAAAGTAATCTTCTTTACTTGTTTTTCTGGAGTTATATTTTCATCATTTATGAAAGTTATGTTTGCTTCGCAAAATAACTTTAACGCCGGACAGGTTATAGATCGTTTAGAAAATTTGATAGATGGAATGAGAAAGGAGAAATTAGAACATGGGGAGAAAAAAGAATTTAAACATTACGATATTGAGTTTGATAAAGTTTTCTTCAAATACGATGAAAAATATATTATAGAAAATTTGAGTTTAAAGTTGGATGGAGGGAAAACTTTCGCTTTAGTTGGACCATCTGGATCTGGTAAATCTACTATCGCAAAATTGATATCAGGTTTCTATTCTTTAGACAGTGGCACTATAAAAATTGGTGGTTGTGATATACGAGAATACAGTGAAGAAACATTGCTTCAAAATATTTCATTTGTATTTCAAAATTCAAAATTATTTAAAACCTCTATCTATGAAAATGTCAAAGTAGGTAATCAAAATGCCACAAGAGAAGAAATTATGAATGCTTTGCATTTGGCAAAGTGTGAAAACATTTTGAAAAAATTTCCTGCAAGGGAGAATACTATTATAGGCTCAAAGGGCGTTCATTTATCAGGTGGTGAAGTACAAAGGATTGCAATTGCAAGGGCTATTTTGAAAAAAACCAAGATTATTATTCTTGATGAAGCTTTAGCAGCAGCAGATCCGGAAAATGAATATGAGCTTCAACAAGCATTTTCAAATTTAATGAAGGGTAAGACGACTATAATGATTGCTCATAGATTATCTTCAATCAGAAATGTTGATGAAATATTATTCATTGAGAATGGTAAAGTTACTGAACGAGGCAATGATGCTAAATTAATGGACTTAAATGGAAGATATAGAAAGCTTCAAAGTTTATATGCAAAAGCGAATGATTGGAGGGTAATGTAA
- a CDS encoding ABC transporter ATP-binding protein yields MRKYLQKKFQLTDAGARGLEKSVWSSFAYYTIYMLPMMLMMFFVQSILESKGNRIETFVLGIGIITVLVYVVTNINYKTTYNETYKEAANLRIEIADILKKLPLDYFSKHDISDLSQTVVVDVAAIEHALAHAIGHTIGYIYFFVVIGMMMLIGDFKLGICVLLPLLLSVGILYLSKKSQINVRGNHYEKLRGISEEFQSSIEMSQEIKSYGLKENTIENISKKLDESEKIQMRAEIVQAVPVSLAGWITKLSIGITSVVGLHMFISNEVPLLYLVGYIIAATKISEGLEGIYMYLGEIFYLDARINRIKELRNTKVQIGNNVDFDNYDISFQNVDFSYSGKNKKVINNVTFTAKQNQITALIGPSGCGKSTLLKLMSRLYDYDSGRILIGGHDIKTVDTECLFKKISVVFQDVVLFNTSIMENIRIGNTNATDDEVREVARIAGCQEIIDRLPEGIQTIVGENGAKLSGGERQRISIARAILKDAPIILLDEIAASLDVENEAKIQEGLNKLIKNKTVVIISHRLKSIQNVNQIILLDEGKVVSNGTHDEIYNESQLYRNMIEKSDLTEMYSY; encoded by the coding sequence ATGAGAAAATATTTACAAAAGAAATTTCAATTAACTGATGCAGGAGCAAGAGGACTTGAAAAATCAGTTTGGTCTTCATTTGCCTATTATACTATCTATATGCTTCCGATGATGTTAATGATGTTTTTTGTTCAATCCATCTTGGAAAGTAAGGGAAATAGAATTGAAACCTTTGTTTTAGGAATCGGGATAATCACAGTACTTGTTTATGTAGTAACGAATATAAATTATAAAACCACATATAACGAAACTTATAAAGAAGCTGCAAATTTAAGGATTGAAATAGCAGACATTTTAAAGAAGTTGCCATTAGATTATTTTTCAAAACATGATATTTCTGATTTATCACAGACTGTTGTGGTAGATGTTGCTGCAATTGAACATGCTTTAGCTCATGCAATCGGTCATACCATTGGGTATATTTACTTTTTTGTTGTTATAGGCATGATGATGTTAATCGGAGATTTTAAACTTGGGATTTGTGTGCTGCTTCCATTGTTACTTTCAGTCGGGATTTTATATTTATCAAAAAAAAGTCAAATAAATGTGCGAGGAAATCATTATGAAAAATTAAGAGGAATTTCAGAAGAGTTTCAATCATCTATTGAAATGAGTCAAGAAATAAAAAGTTATGGATTAAAGGAAAATACGATAGAAAACATTTCTAAAAAGCTTGACGAATCCGAAAAAATTCAAATGAGAGCAGAAATTGTTCAAGCTGTCCCAGTAAGCTTGGCTGGATGGATCACAAAGTTATCTATAGGTATTACAAGTGTTGTTGGACTCCATATGTTTATAAGTAATGAGGTGCCTTTGTTATATTTAGTTGGATATATTATTGCAGCAACTAAAATCTCTGAAGGTTTAGAAGGTATTTATATGTATCTTGGAGAAATTTTTTATCTTGATGCAAGAATTAATAGAATTAAAGAGTTAAGAAATACTAAAGTCCAAATTGGAAATAATGTAGATTTTGATAATTATGATATTAGTTTTCAAAATGTGGATTTCTCATATTCAGGGAAAAATAAGAAAGTTATCAATAATGTTACTTTTACAGCAAAACAGAACCAAATTACTGCACTTATTGGACCATCAGGTTGTGGAAAATCAACATTATTAAAATTGATGTCAAGACTTTACGATTATGATAGCGGTCGGATTTTAATTGGGGGTCATGATATTAAAACAGTAGATACTGAGTGCTTATTTAAAAAAATTTCAGTTGTATTTCAAGATGTTGTACTGTTTAACACTTCTATTATGGAAAATATACGCATAGGAAATACGAATGCAACGGACGATGAAGTGAGAGAAGTTGCTCGAATTGCCGGTTGTCAAGAAATTATAGACAGGCTTCCTGAGGGCATACAAACAATTGTGGGAGAAAATGGGGCAAAATTATCAGGAGGTGAAAGACAGAGAATTTCAATTGCAAGAGCCATTTTGAAAGATGCACCAATTATTCTTCTTGACGAAATTGCAGCTTCATTGGATGTAGAAAATGAAGCAAAAATTCAAGAAGGATTAAATAAACTTATAAAGAATAAAACGGTTGTCATTATTTCACATAGATTAAAATCTATTCAAAATGTAAACCAGATAATTTTGCTTGATGAGGGCAAAGTTGTGTCAAATGGTACACATGATGAAATTTATAATGAATCACAGTTATATAGAAATATGATTGAAAAATCTGATTTGACTGAAATGTATTCGTATTAG